In the Bicyclus anynana chromosome 6, ilBicAnyn1.1, whole genome shotgun sequence genome, one interval contains:
- the LOC112046706 gene encoding histone acetyltransferase p300-like isoform X3, translating into MKRTTRSSTARSGSTKRTAFEQQVTLAGNMVNMKRTTRSSTARSGSTKRTAFEQQRQGAPMHQKALAQLMATLRSPSSHQQQVMLQILRSNPPLMEIFIKQRTKEYLTTVAGNLGNMEGTTTRHHHLGTTAVTSPACSGGTDRAAFEQRAQELIRQRLVLLLHAHQCQRRESQANGETWQCRLPQCQIIKPVLNHLKSCQAGNECTVTHCSSSRQVFSHWKHCNKNDCPVCEPLNFIFLFIFYSITGA; encoded by the exons GTCACATTGGCGGGGAACATGGTCAACATGAAGAGGACGACCCGCAGCAGTACGGCGCGCTCAGGCAGCACCAAACGCACCGCGTTCGAGCAGCAG CGGCAGGGCGCGCCGATGCACCAGAAGGCGCTGGCACAGCTCATGGCCACGCTGCGCTCGCCTAGCAGCCACCAGCAGCAGGTGATGCTGCAGATCCTCAGGTCCAACCCACCGCTGATGGAaatcttcatcaaacagaggaCAAAGGAATACTTGACTACT GTGGCGGGGAACTTGGGCAACATGGAGGGGACGACCACACGGCACCACCACCTCGGCACCACCGCCGTCACCAGCCCGGCGTGCTCAGGGGGCACTGACCGCGCCGCGTTCGAGCAG AGAGCGCAGGAGCTGATCCGGCAGCGGCTGGTGCTGTTGCTGCACGCGCACCAGTGCCAGCGGCGCGAGTCGCAGGCCAACGGCGAGACGTGGCAGTGCAGGCTGCCCCAGTGCCAGATTATAAAACCTGTGCTGAACCATTTAAAGTCGTGTCAG GCGGGAAATGAATGTACAGTTACTCATTGTTCATCTTCGAGACAAGTCTTCAGTCATTGGAAACACTGCAACAAAAATGACTGTCCAGTGTGCGAACcgctcaattttatttttttatttatattttattctataacaGGTGCATAg